AACGTAACAGTTTGGCGAGTTCAGGTCACACTACTGTAAActtttataagataaataaaaataatcaaggattaaatattaaaaaaacaattaaagaatgattaaattattaaattctaaatatgttttaataggTAATTTATTACAATCAATTGAATTAAAGTGtgaaatttattacaaaacttttaaatattgaaGATAATATTGAACCAGCCAAATACCTGGAACTTAAAAGACGTAAAATGTCTTAAATCTTCCTTTTCTTTGCAGTGTACTACGGCAACGAAGGCGTGAACGGCAAGAGGGATGTATCAGAAGAAGTGGTAGACTTGTTGACGAAAAGTATGAATGCTATGGAGGAGGCTACGACCGTGACCAAGAGTGACGAGTACGAGGTTATCAGCGTCAAACCTACGCTACCGCCCCGGCCTTCTATACCTAGGTGAGTAGAAGTCCAAGTGGTTTTAGCATACACTACTTTTTGGCAGGCCTATCAACATCATCTTCATGAAGCACCACGGTTTGGCTGAATGGACCTTCTATATGCATATTTAGGTAGGGTTTATTGCCAGTTAATACTTCAGTCGGGTTGATGGTAGTTTAAAAGTTGTAGGTTTATTACAGAGTGCTACTCCTTGGCTGTTGCTACATGTGTAATCTCTTAGTAGGCACTGTGACACCTATAGGCAAAGTAAAGGCCCTACAACTTACAGTGTGGGACATTCCAGGTGAAACGGACAGCCAAAATCAAAAGTAGAGATGAAATTTCTTGATATTTAGGTGAATTATACTTCTAGTGGATATTGATGTGAACgcgtaatattttttccaaatgaTGATAATATATTGCCGAGTTGTGTGCTTTTAAAAAATCACGAAATTTTAAAACTTTCGGGTTTTGGTACCCCACACGATTGTGGGGTATTAAAATTtaggttttaaaatagcaaatctagtaatataggtacatatatgtaaacgcacccatgacacaggagaaaattgtattgtgaggcaacacttttaaataaaaagaaatgaaatgaattataTATTATGGAAGTGAAGGCTATCAGCATTAGGTCATTACAACTAGAATAGAAATTGATAACATTGCACGTGAACAGATAATGAATTATAAAGAAGCTTTAGTTCAATGCTCACTTATCTTTGTAATTTATCGCACAGGACATTGCGTAATGTTTATATACTTGTAATTTTACTTTGGAtctctatttttaattttacacaacgtcacgccatttAAATTGCTTATCCACCAGAGCGAAGATgtactaagctgtgaaactatgtgaacatttccactgatactaggctatgtagctgtgcgaggaagatgtgcagctcgagtatacgatgtattgATAGCCATCCATAGCTACATtccttagtatcagtggaaacagtcacatccctggtagaaaagcactgTTAAACTCCGATCTGtgaggcagagatgcacatataCAGAGTAATGATACTTTCATATTGTCATTCACAACGTATCATAGTGTTACggagatatttataaaaaaccttCAAATCAGCTATcaatatgtaaatgtaaaatttaTCTTATTTCCAGAGGAACACCACTGTCCCCGGAAAAGTGGTGGGCGTTACAAGATACAGAAGGCAGGATCACGGAGGTGGAAGGAGTGAAACAACTTATATTTAGAGGAGTGAGTATCATATtctttataccataaaattcttgggtgcttttccaccagagatgtgctaagctatgttgcAGTGGATacgatcatattcattggaaaCATAtaccataatgtacacctctacctttagggataaaaggcgtgactatataaaaaaaaagatgctGAAAGATTCAATGTTCTTTCTTACAGGGTGTAGCCCACTCAATAAGGCAGTGTGTATGGAAATACCTCCTAGATTACCACCCATGGCACATGTCGAATGCAGAATTAAAAGCATTGACGAAGAAGAAAACAGAAGAGTACTTCTCAATGAAACTGCAATGGAGATCTATGACTGAGGGGCAAGAAGCCAGGTTAGTATTGAataaagggtaggcagaggtctcATATTAGTTGTGCTATCTATTTCTTTACTTCACTTGATAATTTCTTGTGTTTTGAATACTTCGGGGTAAATGAACAACAATCATCAAATTACTAACCCACCCAAAAGGCCAtagcacttgtaaagcctctgttTCTGGTGACTATGGTCGccgccgattgcttacaatcaggtgatctgccTAATCGTTTACCGcatatcttataaaaaaaaacctccgGCATAAAATCTTACGTTCTCTTGTCCGTCGTTGTATTAGCTATTCGACGAACGTGAAATTATAGAATTGTAGtcaaaatacaacaaatttatcacacttaaaaaatattaaaaccctTCCCATCAACTCCAGGTTTTCAGAATACAGAGACAGAAAAAGCTTAGTGGAAAAAGACGTAAACCGGACTGACAGAACACATCCATTCTTCGCTGGAGACAACAATCCTAACCTGGTCATCTTGCAGGACATCCTGCTTACCTACGTGATGTATAACTTTGACCTCGGGTATGTGCAAGGCATGTCCGATATATTAGCACCTTTGTTGTTGCTGCTCGGCAACGAAGTGGATAGTTTCTGGTGTTTTGTGGGATTCATGGATAAAATTGTGAGTATATTATCTTGTTTGTTGCTTGTTTTTAAGTAGAAACTGACCATAAGGAAATAACTACTGAGAATGTTATTATCGCACCCATAGAATGAAAGTAACCGAATCCAAAAACTGAAAGtctcagaaaattatagtatagaatacatttttgtatatcTCTTCCATATTTCATGACATACAattgatttttactagatttatggatTAGTTTTTTGGTTGTAGAGTATTTTATAACCCCAGTAACTTTGGGTTAAGTCACTTGCATACTAAGGGTGCCTTATGTGATCCGGGGTTACGATTTCGaaaaaatgtcttttaaaaaggagggCAAACAAATATCGAGGTTGGGCATTGATCTACGAATGTTACTGGACTCAAAAAGTCTGATTACTTGTCCATATAAGCAAGTTAGGTCTTGATTGATAAAGAGCAACTAATCAAAAAGAAATCAATCCAACTGCCGCATTTAGAGACATTAatcattacttaaactattcctgtgtaacgattttgtttcgaaagcaattgctaaggactgggttaagtaaacataaaattactccgagtacggcggttagatcATTAATTAATGACAATACTAATATTGTTTCctttaaaaaagataataaatatgacTAACTATGCTATTTACTTTGACATTCCAAGTGTGGCGATTagatctggggccttagtctgctattacaattgtgtcagaatggtcgatcactgagcagtgcgagagggacggagctatacaacctacatagctccgtccctctcgcactgctattgtaatagcagactaaggcccctgttctCCATTCTAAAACAATCCTTATCACCATCGCACAGGCTTCAAACTTCGACATGGACCAGGCGGGCATGAAGCACCAACTCCTACAATTGCAACAACTGTTGACATTCGCGAGCCCCGAGCTCGCCAACCACTTAGCGCAGAAAGATTCTGGAAACATGTACTTCTGTTTCCGATGGCTCCTCGTATGGTTTAAACGAGAATTTTCACATCGAGATATCATGAGGTACGTATTTCTAACTCTACctcttaggcagttgtcccaccaacggcgagtgaacgactaactatcggctattttctcgctcaagaaacgtacaatagatatactttccgtgtaaacaaaagagatgcatatacaaatagttgatcgctgactgttcacactgtcggcgagtgctcgcttcacttgtttgtttttgttttcactcgtttctagttctagctctactcgttactcgttcatcgttgccggtgggacaactgccttaatcTAGAATAAGGACCTGTTTTACAATGTTTGGGTAGCCGCTATGTCCTAGGTAAATTTTAAtcaagaacgtaatttgtataaagtatctgtcatataagtttatcgggtacttatatgaCGGCGttgaaacaggcgctaagtcTATATTGGTGCGATTTCATGATTTTATGGGTGGTGTTTCTTTAATGCAATactgaattttattacaatgaacACAACCAAAAGTCCTACAATATTCTCATCTTTCTAACACAACATGGATCAAAAGGAATGGGAAACAGTCAAAATTTGGACAGAACCAGTTTTGCacacataattaatttcatcatcatcatcatatcagccacaagacatccatTGCTGAATGTAAGTTtcccctaatgacttccagataggccggttggaagcgacctgcatccatcGGCtcatttaatcaattaattaaaaaaatacatatagcACTCCAATGAGTTCATATGAGTGTCGAATCTGGATTAGTTctagttttaaaacaatgtttatttgtgttgcaGGCTATGGGAAGTATTATGGACGTCGTTGCCATGCGCAAACTTCCATTTGTTGATATGTGTTGCCATACTGGACGCCGAGAAAGATATTCTAATCAGTAAAGATTATGGCTTTACTGAGATATTGAAGGTAAggttttacattaatttatttgggGCTGAATTTTTTTATGGCAGATAACTTTATTGaaggaataattttgaattttgatggATTTACAAAAACTGTTAGACGTCAATTTTATTCAATGAATAAAAGTTATCAGaatcttagtacgagtttgctttacgtttaacaagatcgaaacgagtgcgcgttcggcgctgtgattggttagttcatcgaaccagccaatcagagcgctgaacgcgcactcctttcgattactttaaacataaagcaaccTCATACTAAGGTATTGTTGATTGCATAATTGGATCTTAGTGCTTTAGTTTATAATACAAactatttagattattttaaaataaaaacttccacccacagcacgtaaacgaccTATCAATGTGTTTGGACGTCGACAAAATATTGAGCACTGCTGAAGGAATATACCACCAAGTAGTGTCAGCGCCACATCTAACAGACCAGATCCGGATCATCCTCGGTCTGCCGACCATGAGCAACTCCACATCCACGCACTCTGGGTCTGACGCACCCACGACATCGAAGAGTGAAACAAATGGTACGAAAGAGGACCAAGGGACAGGCATGTTCGGTCAGGAGATGGACGAAGTTATGTATCAAATAGGCTTAGACATGAATTTTTAGGCACGGCGGTGATTATCTGTttcttttatgtatatttagcGTAGCTTTTGGGGGGTTGGGTCGCTCTGGTAAGCTGCTTTTTGGCATGTACATATGCTATATGTTGCAGGTGCCTCCCCAGAGGTACAAAAGTAACGCTTTTGCCATATAAACTGCAAACTTTCCGGGTGttctaaaatatgtttataccAGCTTCTGCCactggcttcgcccgcgtttcagtatgataaaaagtatcctataacccaagtcaactcataccctgtctgtataccaaatttcattaaaatccgttcagtagttttagcgtgattgacggacaaacatccagacaaacgttcacatttataatattagtgtgatttacaAAGTTAACTTATACTTTGACCACTTAGTGGTATAGGGTTAGAATATTACATTGCTCTTGTATCTATTATGTACTAAATATTCTTAAGTAAAATACATATCTATGTGCCTTCTACAATCGGTCCGTAAACTtactttttatcaatatattttactctttaattattatgttatcggcttactcacgtaacgtttgacgaggaactcgaaaATTCTCAGAATCGTGGTtaaattatctatgtgttattttGCTGCTCAAAATGtacattctattttaaaataacaatgaaaagaaatttaaatatttttccaatctAGATAGCAAATGAATGTTTATATACTTATTAAggtacaatttaatataaatgttgtatattttaagtaagttaagtaataaatacttacttaatatacttattaataaaaatgcagGTTTCGTTGAATGAAACGAACAACGAAAAATTTTACATaagtagtaataataaaatgtctagaatttaagaaaaattataagatataaaaatatgacgcacgtttaaatcaaattaaactcAAATTGATAAGATTGTGTcataactaattataattaaaattttgaagaCTATGAAGGCTCATTTGattataaaaactacaaaataaatactaatagtCTTAAATAACTGGCTTTAAAATAACACTGAGCGACCCAATCCAATAGTACCAAAAATCTTTACTACATACCGCTTGCTAACTTTCATTTAGCTATTACTAAACAAATACACATccaataatattagtatttcaTGTCACAAGCGAAACTGTACACTAACATAACTTATTAAGGTATTATTTTCCTCAAAATCTTTTACATAATTTAGTTTAGAACTTGCTTTTCCAATTTATACTCTATTTAGTCTAGTTTTAAGGGCGTTTCGTGAATCACGAAtgactataataattaaaaatataaattgtaataattttgtaaatgtgcatttgaaacttaaaattaaatgtcgtTTTTCTAATTTTTCAGTAAATACACAAAATATGTGCGTATACATATGAGAATCAAATGATTAagctttaaatgtaaattatcaAATAGAAAAATAGTACAAATTAATGTTCTGATGAGTAAATAGTACAATATACGATGAAATGTTACAAGCAATACAGAATGACTTATATAGCTGAAAAGATGACATGTAATTGCAAAAGAACTcacaaatcataaaatatttgttgataACATCAACATTACtcaatgaaattatattaattaatgaatgaaaggtCTACAGGAAGAAATTCCAATAGGAATATGTAGTACCTATGTACTCcagtttaatacatattatctGTTGtcctatatgtatataaaataatagataaataaaaacacataatcAGCCTTACaatgttaagtatttattgaCATCATGAATATTCAGTCAAACGCAGTTGAGGCCTGGTGCTGACTCTAAGATGGTTGGAAAAAGCCAAAAGCCGAAGAGAAGGCACTGTGTTTgcataaaaagcaaaaataaattaattgtgaaaagaatatgatgaaattaatttagaacaaacaaaatatggtATTATATCTTAAAGCTTAAAATCTTTCTTAACCCAAAAAGTTTATAATACTCAGATTTTCTTGTTATTAACAGCACTTGGTTATTTTGCACTGGTTTTTGAAGTTTTTAGTAGATAGATTAATTTGTAAAGGTTTgcactaaataattaacaaatggTTGAggttgtattaaattttgcactaccttgtatttaaaatacttggttgttgatttgtaaataaatttgtacCTAACTGCTTGTcagtaaaaaagaaacatttgcATGTAGCAACACCATCATGCATACTTAGTATTGCCAGCATAAAAAACTgacagaaatattaaattgtatatttttctatttcaggATACACTCGAATATAACGGAttacaaatatgtattgtaaCGAAAACTGTTTGGGCGTTGCTCGCGTAGTGACAGAATGTACATATTACATTGTCGGTAAACAGACTGGATACagagtgatattttttatatttttataaatacacgCTTTATACACGTAAGTTTTGACTCCTGTTCGATTTTGACCTATTATGACTACATTGCTTTCATCAAAAGACAGAGAAATAGAAAGGAAACTGTAactttgtgattatttttttgtttataccaaAATTATTATCGGACAAATTGTGTTTGGAGTAACACTATTGAGACTATAGTAGTTCACTCTTaggaataatgtttttttagctCATTTGCGAAGCGTCTACTCattctagattattttaaaatactcctATGAAAAGTATTAACCCACCAAAATGATTGTACATAAATTGGATACATGTGCCATTGTTCCTGGTATTATTAGTATGTTCCTACAttgtgtaaatagtaaataataatgtgattGTAGATTAGACAAGTAATTGGAGAAGTAGATTTGACTGAGACACATAGAAATGTGTGTTGGACTCGCTTGCATTGGGAATTTTAAAGTTGATACACatgaaaaatcattttattaggtatattgtGTTCAGCATAATCTCAGAAGACATgtagttattgttatttgtataaaaaaaagctttaaaaagaCGTTGACTTATTGCAAAGTAATAGAAagtcaattaaaatgttttagagCTTGTCTAAGTTAACACTTGAAATGGTCCgcctctctcgc
This genomic window from Spodoptera frugiperda isolate SF20-4 chromosome 28, AGI-APGP_CSIRO_Sfru_2.0, whole genome shotgun sequence contains:
- the LOC118265313 gene encoding TBC1 domain family member 15 isoform X5 — encoded protein: MSRSSSVEDLPEQCKDLFTQDGVLLKACLGRPVTDLNSIGMLCIVQNQDNSKTIEWRPNDLITIDSDTQDQEWAVVNTIGITMSFAKGRRQRTLSGNITSDYATARARIIKIPIEELKTFRVTRNNQQMQFSTKPGVWQTTFYFQHGNAEIFVAYLKNHVKTAKTRHDRNTYVVVEPNIESQVLNKSFAELDIFTENTTDVVWNLVSNFKQRPYETTMEAFSKLTDIVYYGNEGVNGKRDVSEEVVDLLTKSMNAMEEATTVTKSDEYEVISVKPTLPPRPSIPRGTPLSPEKWWALQDTEGRITEVEGVKQLIFRGGVAHSIRQCVWKYLLDYHPWHMSNAELKALTKKKTEEYFSMKLQWRSMTEGQEARFSEYRDRKSLVEKDVNRTDRTHPFFAGDNNPNLVILQDILLTYVMYNFDLGYVQGMSDILAPLLLLLGNEVDSFWCFVGFMDKIASNFDMDQAGMKHQLLQLQQLLTFASPELANHLAQKDSGNMYFCFRWLLVWFKREFSHRDIMRLWEVLWTSLPCANFHLLICVAILDAEKDILISKDYGFTEILKHVNDLSMCLDVDKILSTAEGIYHQVVSAPHLTDQIRIILGLPTMSNSTSTHSGSDAPTTSKSETNGYTRI
- the LOC118265313 gene encoding TBC1 domain family member 15 isoform X6, producing the protein MSRSSSVEDLPEQCKDLFTQDGVLLKACLGRPVTDLNSIGMLCIVQNQDNSKTIEWRPNDLITIDSDTQDQEWAVVNTIGRRQRTLSGNITSDYATARARIIKIPIEELKTFRVTRNNQQMQFSTKPGVWQTTFYFQHGNAEIFVAYLKNHVKTAKTRHDRNTYVVVEPNIESQVLNKSFAELDIFTENTTDVVWNLVSNFKQRPYETTMEAFSKLTDIVYYGNEGVNGKRDVSEEVVDLLTKSMNAMEEATTVTKSDEYEVISVKPTLPPRPSIPRGTPLSPEKWWALQDTEGRITEVEGVKQLIFRGGVAHSIRQCVWKYLLDYHPWHMSNAELKALTKKKTEEYFSMKLQWRSMTEGQEARFSEYRDRKSLVEKDVNRTDRTHPFFAGDNNPNLVILQDILLTYVMYNFDLGYVQGMSDILAPLLLLLGNEVDSFWCFVGFMDKIASNFDMDQAGMKHQLLQLQQLLTFASPELANHLAQKDSGNMYFCFRWLLVWFKREFSHRDIMRLWEVLWTSLPCANFHLLICVAILDAEKDILISKDYGFTEILKHVNDLSMCLDVDKILSTAEGIYHQVVSAPHLTDQIRIILGLPTMSNSTSTHSGSDAPTTSKSETNGYTRI
- the LOC118265313 gene encoding TBC1 domain family member 15 isoform X1, coding for MSRSSSVEDLPEQCKDLFTQDGVLLKACLGRPVTDLNSIGMLCIVQNQDNSKTIEWRPNDLITIDSDTQDQEWAVVNTIGITMSFAKGRRQRTLSGNITSDYATARARIIKIPIEELKTFRVTRNNQQMQFSTKPGVWQTTFYFQHGNAEIFVAYLKNHVKTAKTRHDRNTYVVVEPNIESQVLNKSFAELDIFTENTTDVVWNLVSNFKQRPYETTMEAFSKLTDIVYYGNEGVNGKRDVSEEVVDLLTKSMNAMEEATTVTKSDEYEVISVKPTLPPRPSIPRGTPLSPEKWWALQDTEGRITEVEGVKQLIFRGGVAHSIRQCVWKYLLDYHPWHMSNAELKALTKKKTEEYFSMKLQWRSMTEGQEARFSEYRDRKSLVEKDVNRTDRTHPFFAGDNNPNLVILQDILLTYVMYNFDLGYVQGMSDILAPLLLLLGNEVDSFWCFVGFMDKIASNFDMDQAGMKHQLLQLQQLLTFASPELANHLAQKDSGNMYFCFRWLLVWFKREFSHRDIMRLWEVLWTSLPCANFHLLICVAILDAEKDILISKDYGFTEILKHVNDLSMCLDVDKILSTAEGIYHQVVSAPHLTDQIRIILGLPTMSNSTSTHSGSDAPTTSKSETNGTKEDQGTGMFGQEMDEDTLEYNGLQICIVTKTVWALLA
- the LOC118265313 gene encoding TBC1 domain family member 15 isoform X2 codes for the protein MSRSSSVEDLPEQCKDLFTQDGVLLKACLGRPVTDLNSIGMLCIVQNQDNSKTIEWRPNDLITIDSDTQDQEWAVVNTIGRRQRTLSGNITSDYATARARIIKIPIEELKTFRVTRNNQQMQFSTKPGVWQTTFYFQHGNAEIFVAYLKNHVKTAKTRHDRNTYVVVEPNIESQVLNKSFAELDIFTENTTDVVWNLVSNFKQRPYETTMEAFSKLTDIVYYGNEGVNGKRDVSEEVVDLLTKSMNAMEEATTVTKSDEYEVISVKPTLPPRPSIPRGTPLSPEKWWALQDTEGRITEVEGVKQLIFRGGVAHSIRQCVWKYLLDYHPWHMSNAELKALTKKKTEEYFSMKLQWRSMTEGQEARFSEYRDRKSLVEKDVNRTDRTHPFFAGDNNPNLVILQDILLTYVMYNFDLGYVQGMSDILAPLLLLLGNEVDSFWCFVGFMDKIASNFDMDQAGMKHQLLQLQQLLTFASPELANHLAQKDSGNMYFCFRWLLVWFKREFSHRDIMRLWEVLWTSLPCANFHLLICVAILDAEKDILISKDYGFTEILKHVNDLSMCLDVDKILSTAEGIYHQVVSAPHLTDQIRIILGLPTMSNSTSTHSGSDAPTTSKSETNGTKEDQGTGMFGQEMDEDTLEYNGLQICIVTKTVWALLA
- the LOC118265313 gene encoding TBC1 domain family member 15 isoform X4 yields the protein MSRSSSVEDLPEQCKDLFTQDGVLLKACLGRPVTDLNSIGMLCIVQNQDNSKTIEWRPNDLITIDSDTQDQEWAVVNTIGRRQRTLSGNITSDYATARARIIKIPIEELKTFRVTRNNQQMQFSTKPGVWQTTFYFQHGNAEIFVAYLKNHVKTAKTRHDRNTYVVVEPNIESQVLNKSFAELDIFTENTTDVVWNLVSNFKQRPYETTMEAFSKLTDIVYYGNEGVNGKRDVSEEVVDLLTKSMNAMEEATTVTKSDEYEVISVKPTLPPRPSIPRGTPLSPEKWWALQDTEGRITEVEGVKQLIFRGGVAHSIRQCVWKYLLDYHPWHMSNAELKALTKKKTEEYFSMKLQWRSMTEGQEARFSEYRDRKSLVEKDVNRTDRTHPFFAGDNNPNLVILQDILLTYVMYNFDLGYVQGMSDILAPLLLLLGNEVDSFWCFVGFMDKIASNFDMDQAGMKHQLLQLQQLLTFASPELANHLAQKDSGNMYFCFRWLLVWFKREFSHRDIMRLWEVLWTSLPCANFHLLICVAILDAEKDILISKDYGFTEILKHVNDLSMCLDVDKILSTAEGIYHQVVSAPHLTDQIRIILGLPTMSNSTSTHSGSDAPTTSKSETNGTKEDQGTGMFGQEMDEVMYQIGLDMNF
- the LOC118265313 gene encoding TBC1 domain family member 15 isoform X3; this translates as MSRSSSVEDLPEQCKDLFTQDGVLLKACLGRPVTDLNSIGMLCIVQNQDNSKTIEWRPNDLITIDSDTQDQEWAVVNTIGITMSFAKGRRQRTLSGNITSDYATARARIIKIPIEELKTFRVTRNNQQMQFSTKPGVWQTTFYFQHGNAEIFVAYLKNHVKTAKTRHDRNTYVVVEPNIESQVLNKSFAELDIFTENTTDVVWNLVSNFKQRPYETTMEAFSKLTDIVYYGNEGVNGKRDVSEEVVDLLTKSMNAMEEATTVTKSDEYEVISVKPTLPPRPSIPRGTPLSPEKWWALQDTEGRITEVEGVKQLIFRGGVAHSIRQCVWKYLLDYHPWHMSNAELKALTKKKTEEYFSMKLQWRSMTEGQEARFSEYRDRKSLVEKDVNRTDRTHPFFAGDNNPNLVILQDILLTYVMYNFDLGYVQGMSDILAPLLLLLGNEVDSFWCFVGFMDKIASNFDMDQAGMKHQLLQLQQLLTFASPELANHLAQKDSGNMYFCFRWLLVWFKREFSHRDIMRLWEVLWTSLPCANFHLLICVAILDAEKDILISKDYGFTEILKHVNDLSMCLDVDKILSTAEGIYHQVVSAPHLTDQIRIILGLPTMSNSTSTHSGSDAPTTSKSETNGTKEDQGTGMFGQEMDEVMYQIGLDMNF